A portion of the Salinigranum marinum genome contains these proteins:
- a CDS encoding IS4 family transposase, whose product MFKTLSPNLIRRRLTSLFPAAVIEDIARERDVVQRHRTIDITMLVWTLIMGFAVDGEARTIAGFQRAYSAATNQTVARSSFYDRFTPALATLLSDLLEHALEEVAVPHTIAPQFELFREVLIADATVFRLHRLLSEFPATHADQSGAKLHLVHNATTQTIEQFQLTDECTHESSQLRTGSWLRGRLVLFDLGFYNFRRFALIEENGGFFLTRLKSNANPLIVGERRKWRGRAISLPGRRLQDVLSDLTREIIDVTVEISFKRRAYAGKESTDSMEVRVVGVRNEDTDDYHLYVTNLPDAFTPRQIAALYGLRWEVELLFRELKSLYGLEKFQTSDPAIVHLLVVAALLTLTVSRALLGVFQELFPETVFPRERWAKTFRSFAQLILEDLAQSLGHPPPNLSELMFRDARQPEKSRLLLSERVAEAFMRRSNA is encoded by the coding sequence GTGTTCAAGACGCTCTCCCCGAACCTCATACGACGGCGGCTCACTTCCCTGTTTCCAGCAGCGGTTATCGAAGACATCGCGCGCGAGCGCGATGTCGTCCAACGCCACCGGACAATCGACATCACGATGCTCGTCTGGACGCTCATCATGGGCTTCGCCGTCGACGGCGAAGCCCGCACTATCGCCGGGTTTCAGCGGGCTTACTCCGCAGCGACCAACCAGACTGTTGCCCGCTCCAGTTTTTACGACCGGTTCACACCAGCACTTGCGACACTGTTGAGCGACCTCCTCGAGCACGCTCTCGAGGAGGTCGCGGTTCCCCACACGATCGCTCCCCAGTTCGAGTTGTTTCGTGAGGTGTTGATCGCCGATGCAACCGTCTTCCGGTTGCATCGGCTCCTCAGCGAGTTTCCGGCGACTCACGCGGATCAGTCCGGCGCGAAGCTTCACCTCGTCCATAACGCGACGACACAGACGATCGAGCAGTTCCAGCTCACCGACGAATGCACCCACGAGAGCAGCCAGCTCCGCACGGGGAGCTGGCTGCGAGGCCGGTTGGTGCTGTTCGATCTCGGGTTCTACAATTTCCGTCGGTTCGCGTTGATCGAGGAAAACGGTGGGTTCTTCCTGACACGGCTGAAGTCGAACGCGAACCCGTTGATCGTCGGAGAACGGCGGAAATGGCGCGGGCGCGCCATTTCCTTGCCAGGACGTCGCCTCCAGGACGTCCTGAGTGACCTCACACGGGAGATAATCGATGTGACCGTGGAGATCTCGTTCAAGCGGCGAGCATACGCTGGGAAGGAGTCAACCGATTCGATGGAGGTTCGCGTCGTCGGTGTCCGCAACGAGGACACCGACGACTACCATCTGTACGTCACAAATCTCCCCGACGCGTTCACTCCGAGGCAGATCGCGGCCCTGTACGGGTTGCGGTGGGAAGTGGAGTTGCTGTTCCGGGAACTGAAGTCGCTGTATGGGCTGGAGAAGTTCCAGACGAGTGATCCAGCGATCGTCCACCTGTTGGTGGTGGCGGCTCTGCTGACACTGACGGTCAGCAGAGCCTTGCTCGGCGTGTTTCAAGAGCTGTTTCCAGAGACGGTGTTCCCCCGTGAGCGCTGGGCGAAGACCTTCCGGTCTTTCGCCCAGCTCATCCTCGAAGATCTGGCACAGTCGCTCGGACATCCACCGCCGAATCTGTCGGAGCTGATGTTTCGTGACGCCCGCCAACCAGAGAAATCGCGGCTCTTACTCAGCGAACGAGTGGCTGAGGCCTTCATGAGGCGATCCAATGCTTAA
- a CDS encoding sensor domain-containing protein, whose amino-acid sequence MTRSQQFDTAEAGGWSLANRLFGVGFRRETYANLAYLLARFPLGIAYFTVLITGLSLGVGLVPMVVGIPILAGVLALGGCIGVVEAELLTRLRGRDVSVTLADPHELSITEYLKTVATTPRNYLLVAFGFASFVVGIPLFVAITVVFSIGFTLAATPFLYWIPGVEYEFTGLRGTIEIGMLSVDTGSVVGASINTLPEALAASAVGVVVCLAGLHAVNLSAWLLAELTERLLMFLSE is encoded by the coding sequence ATGACTCGGAGCCAACAGTTCGATACGGCAGAAGCTGGCGGCTGGTCACTAGCGAACCGTCTCTTCGGCGTCGGGTTTCGTCGTGAGACCTACGCGAACTTGGCGTATCTGCTCGCCCGGTTTCCGCTTGGCATCGCTTACTTCACGGTCTTGATAACCGGTCTTAGTCTGGGGGTGGGCCTGGTTCCGATGGTCGTCGGAATCCCGATACTGGCCGGTGTTCTCGCGCTTGGCGGCTGCATCGGGGTAGTCGAAGCGGAGCTCTTGACCCGACTCCGCGGGCGTGACGTGTCCGTCACCCTCGCCGACCCTCACGAACTGTCCATAACGGAGTATCTGAAAACCGTCGCAACCACCCCCCGCAACTACCTGCTTGTCGCGTTCGGGTTTGCGTCGTTTGTCGTCGGTATTCCATTGTTCGTTGCCATTACGGTCGTGTTTTCGATTGGGTTCACGCTCGCAGCCACACCCTTCCTCTACTGGATCCCTGGTGTCGAATACGAGTTCACAGGCCTCCGTGGTACCATTGAGATCGGGATGTTATCCGTCGACACCGGGTCTGTGGTCGGAGCCAGCATCAATACGCTTCCAGAGGCGCTGGCCGCGTCAGCGGTCGGTGTCGTCGTCTGTCTCGCAGGCCTGCACGCAGTCAACCTGAGCGCTTGGCTCCTCGCCGAGCTGACTGAGCGCCTACTCATGTTCCTGTCGGAGTGA
- a CDS encoding DUF6498-containing protein codes for MLRRPETEIAERLGIPPDYLSPIGMHLLLTIGILFLEWDVVELIFIYLSEIVVVAVLFAIAALFAAQPVEDHNADKWREETSPVQPVPILPPIYPRNIGLIVNNMFAYTVFFLFFVAMFVSVVDRSISSLLSPTAGLVILAICVSQLLRVWREFLVDHSYRDRSPAEALELGLRPVATFVIIAVYVIVPTTVVVLTAAFVLPDTVSGPVVLVAYVLPIGAARVWLQDDAVETVLQHQD; via the coding sequence ATGTTGAGGAGGCCTGAAACGGAGATAGCTGAACGGCTTGGGATCCCTCCCGATTACCTTTCGCCGATCGGTATGCATCTACTGCTTACTATCGGGATCCTATTTCTCGAGTGGGATGTTGTTGAGCTAATATTCATTTATCTGAGTGAAATCGTCGTTGTCGCTGTTCTATTCGCGATCGCCGCACTGTTTGCAGCACAGCCGGTGGAAGATCACAACGCTGACAAGTGGCGTGAAGAAACGAGCCCAGTGCAACCGGTTCCAATTCTCCCGCCGATATATCCGCGAAATATCGGTCTGATCGTGAATAACATGTTTGCGTACACCGTTTTCTTCTTGTTTTTTGTTGCTATGTTTGTATCAGTCGTGGATCGGAGCATATCGTCGTTGCTCTCTCCGACGGCCGGCCTCGTGATACTCGCTATCTGTGTCTCACAACTACTACGCGTCTGGCGCGAGTTCCTCGTCGATCACTCGTATCGAGACCGATCGCCAGCAGAGGCACTCGAACTCGGCCTTCGACCGGTCGCTACGTTCGTCATCATCGCCGTGTACGTGATTGTACCCACCACTGTTGTCGTGTTGACAGCTGCGTTTGTCCTCCCCGACACAGTATCGGGGCCTGTCGTTCTAGTCGCGTATGTCCTTCCGATTGGGGCCGCTAGAGTATGGTTGCAGGATGACGCTGTCGAAACGGTGCTTCAGCATCAGGATTGA